One region of Syngnathus scovelli strain Florida chromosome 15, RoL_Ssco_1.2, whole genome shotgun sequence genomic DNA includes:
- the nufip2 gene encoding FMR1-interacting protein NUFIP2: MEAQPKDRARDIRNQHRGDDASPPRRTVCLKHDQSHFHQRQHQETNAKKTGNKKVSTGEEEVEKSTHLFAAVGMLHPPNSNGNRHTSNIHVKQKLTQRLYSTSPKASIKGADYKKTMDLKNEKTADLNSHEDKKDSVLLQNGVVHCGVIINGYSCKDNDGSGSEGGYTTPKKRKARCNNMKNTDNAMRENDTQQKITTPEPVATEKGGLSRLDCLKATHKGETQSAPRRTEASEDSAGEQPQRKNSDGKAVGKKTEERHKAKVCSPSKEDSWSLFKPPPVFPVDNSSAKIVPKISYASKVKENLNKVVAQSGAEAPPPPVRLSQVPMSAMKTITSASFTNGPVSASGNGCPSASTFFPSAAPGSGNNVASPFESNCSSANSPIEGEAYELRKCSLLIYPLNMQPALPSARHLNPPAAQTNQKALGEIFHNKWGLSFINEPNLGPEGGSGPMPSESNPSVGQCQTKAGQPCFEEGPFFLEPGTLAQDAVKRTLIISPTCSHLCVPAEQEKGGKSGVDAPRKDNGAKPVQGHATPVLFGKSKEQASSKDVCRRRSWGSFDIKAAVTYHTKEMEYVFSLQKQYPNRVLVYTETKDGPDQ; encoded by the exons ATGGAGGCACAGCCCAAAGATCGGGCACGGGACATTCGAAATCAACACCGCGGAGACGACGCAAGCCCTCCTCGGCGGACCGTTTGCCTAAAACATGATCAGAGCCACTTCCACCAGCGCCAGCATCAGGAAACGAACGCGAAGAAAACAG GCAACAAAAAAGTAAGCACTGGTGAAGAGGAGGTGGAAAAGAGCACACATTTGTTTGCTGCCGTTGGTATGCTGCATCCTCCCAACAGCAATGGAAACAGACACACAAGTAACATACACGTGAAGCAGAAGCTGACGCAACGGTTGTATTCGACGTCTCCAAAAGCGAGCATCAAAGGAGCAGActacaaaaagactatggacctTAAAAATGAGAAGACTGCTGACTTGAATTCTCACGAAGATAAGAAAGACTCTGTGTTGCTGCAAAATGGTGTCGTGCACTGCGGCGTGATTATAAACGGCTACTCGTGCAAGGACAATGATGGCAGCGGATCCGAGGGTGGATATACCACGCCGAAGAAACGCAAGGCCAGATGTAACAACATGAAGAACACTGACAATGCAATGAGAGAAAATGACACTCAGCAGAAAATCACTACACCGGAGCCCGTGGCGACCGAGAAAGGAGGCCTTTCTAGACTTGACTGCTTGAAAGCCACACATAAAGGGGAGACTCAGTCAGCGCCAAGACGGACTGAAGCTTCTGAGGATTCGGCGGGGGAACAACCTCAGAGGAAGAACTCCGATGGAAAAGCCGTCGGTAAAAAGACTGAGGAGCGGCACAAAGCCAAGGTTTGCTCACCTTCGAAAGAGGACTCGTGGAGTTTGTTCAAACCTCCGCCAGTGTTTCCTGTGGACAATAGCAGTGCTAAAATAGTTCCCAAGATCAGTTATGCAAGTAAAGTCAAAGAGAACCTCAACAAAGTCGTAGCTCAAAGTGGAgcagaagctccgcctcctcctgtGAGACTGTCGCAGGTGCCCATGTCTGCTATGAAAACCATCACGTCAGCTAGCTTTACTAACGGCCCTGTTTCTGCTAGTGGAAACGGCTGCCCATCAGCGAGCACCTTCTTTCCTTCCGCCGCTCCAGGAAGCGGCAACAATGTAGCATCTCCTTTTGAAAGTAACTGTAGCTCTGCAAACAGCCCCATTGAGGGCGAGGCGTACGAACTGAGAAAGTGTTCCCTCTTAATTTACCCTTTAAATATGCAACCCGCGCTTCCCAGCGCCCGCCACCTCAACCCGCCGGCTGCTCAGACAAATCAGAAAGCCTTGGGTGAGATCTTCCACAATAAATGGGGCCTTTCGTTTATTAATGAGCCCAACTTGGGGCCAGAAGGGGGAAGTGGGCCCATGCCGTCGGAGAGTAACCCATCCGTGGGCCAGTGTCAGACGAAAGCTGGGCAGCCGTGCTTTGAGGAAGGCCCTTTCTTCTTGGAGCCTGGCACTTTGGCTCAAGATGCAGTGAAAAGGACTTTAATTATTTCGCCAACTTGTTCTCATCTTTGCGTCCCGGCCGAGCAGGAGAAGGGGGGAAAGTCTGGCGTAGATGCTCCCCGTAAGGACAATGGTGCTAAGCCTGTGCAGGGACACGCAACCCCAGTGTTGTTTGGCAAGTCGAAAGAACAGGCCTCGTCTAAAGATGTCTGCAGAAGGCGGAGCTGGGGGTCCTTCGACATCAAAGCTGCTGTCACTTATCACACTAAAG AAATGGAAtacgttttcagcttgcaaaaaCAAT ATCCAAATCGAGTATTGGTTTATACTGAGACCAAGGATGGACCCGATCAGTGA
- the LOC125982018 gene encoding myelin protein zero-like protein 2 isoform X2: MFASLMCPTWFWLLLGGFVLLVARVSGIEIYAPSEVEAVNGTTVRLKCTFRSSHPVSAQSVVVSWNFRPLNSKTEESVFYYQEVAYPPKDGRFKNHAVWSGDVTKSDASITLNEVPPTFNGTYICNVRNRPDVHGNNRETTLSVVTKATVSEMTILIIAVVSGSLLILVLLGMCMAVKFYKRKRRSEDMEMHAQEPNHLDPELQPKPKPKDPEPKPKRKRKDPTVCRGQTPNNQELFFAG; this comes from the exons ATGTTTGCCAGTCTCATGTGTCCGACGTGGTTTTGGCTTCTCCTGGGAGGTTTCGTCCTATTAG TGGCACGGGTTTCAGGAATTGAGATCTACGCACCGTcagaggtggaggcggtcaacgGGACTACGGTTAGACTCAAGTGCACTTTCCGCTCCAGTCACCCTGTGTCGGCTCAATCCGTTGTCGTGTCCTGGAACTTCCGTCCACTGAATTCTAAAACAGAAGAATCG GTGTTCTACTACCAGGAAGTGGCGTACCCTCCTAAAGATGGCCGCTTTAAAAACCATGCAGTGTGGTCAGGAGATGTTACAAAAAGTGACGCCTCCATCACCCTGAATGAAGTGCCTCCAACATTTAACGGCACGTACATCTGCAACGTACGAAACCGCCCGGATGTGCACGGAAATAACAGGGAGACCACCCTCAGTGTCGTCACCAAAG CTACCGTCTCTGAGATGACCATCCTGATCATTGCAGTCGTCAGCGGCTCTTTGCTTATCCTGGTCCTCCTCGGTATGTGCATGGCCGTGAAGTTCTACAAGAGGAAGCGCAGGAGCGAAGACATGGAGATGCACGCGCAGGAGCCTAATCACTTGGACCCCGAGCTCCAGCCCAAGCCCAAGCCCAAGGATCCGGAGCCCAAACCCAAGCGCAAGCGCAAGGACCCGACCGTGTG CAGAGGCCAAACCCCAAACAACCAGGAATTGTTTTTTGCTGGATGA
- the glra4b gene encoding glycine receptor, alpha 4b: MQLHTLCFLWAHYVFFLQGRSVQCKDMKLPGGGASKAPSPSDFLDKLMGRTSGYDARIRPNFKGPPVNVTCNIFINSFGSITETTMDYRLNVFLRQQWNDPRLAYKEYPDDSLDLDPSMLDSIWKPDLFFANEKGANFHDVTTDNTLLRIFQNGNVLYSIRLTLTLSCPMDLKNFPMDSQTCIMQLESFGYTMNDLIFEWLDVGAVQVADDLVLPQFVLKEEQGLGYCTKHYNTGKFTCIEVKFYLERQMGYYLIQMYIPSLLTVILSWVSFWINMDAAPARVGLGITTVLTMTTQSSGSRASLPKVSYVKAIDIWMAVCLLFVFAALLEYAAVNFVSRQHKEFFRLRKKLKEQERQRIQGSGESKTKGNMAGNDAPHGSAGQQCSACAREEELARQGLLFHTLGLGLASASEMDATPVFADLPPGLGYYDIRRRFVDRAKKIDTISRALFPMSFLMFNVLYWLTYKVLRHEDVQFKL; the protein is encoded by the exons ATGCAACTGCACACTTTGTGTTTCCTGTGGGCTCATTATGTGTTTTTTCTGCAAGGCAG GTCAGTCCAGTGTAAGGACATGAAGTTACCCGGCGGCGGCGCTTCCAAAGCGCCCTCGCCATCTGATTTTCTGGATAAGCTGATGGGTCGTACATCTGGCTACGATGCTCGCATCCGACCCAACTTCAAAG GACCTCCTGTGAACGTCACCTGCAACATCTTCATCAACAGCTTCGgctccatcactgaaaccaccaTG GACTACCGGCTAAACGTATTTCTGCGCCAGCAGTGGAACGACCCTCGACTGGCTTATAAAGAGTACCCGGACGACTCGCTGGATCTGGACCCGTCCATGTTGGACTCCATTTGGAAGCCCGATTTATTCTTTGCCAATGAAAAGGGAGCAAATTTCCATGACGTTACCACTGACAACACACTGCTCAGAATATTCCAAAATGGAAATGTCCTCTACAGCATCAG GCTGACATTAACCCTCTCATGCCCTATGGATCTAAAAAACTTCCCCATGGACAGCCAGACGTGCATCATGCAGTTGGAGAGCT TTGGCTACACCATGAATGATCTCATCTTCGAATGGCTGGACGTGGGCGCTGTGCAGGTAGCCGACGACCTGGTGCTCCCTCAGTTTGTTCTAAAAGAGGAGCAAGGCCTCGGCTATTGCACCAAGCATTACAACACAG GTAAATTCACCTGCATCGAGGTCAAATTCTACCTGGAGCGCCAGATGGGCTACTACTTGATCCAAATGTACATACCCAGCTTGCTCACTGTCATCCTTTCCTGGGTGTCCTTCTGGATCAACATGGATGCAGCTCCAGCCAGAGTGGGCCTGGGCATCACCACGGTGCTCACCATGACCACGCAGAGCTCCGGCTCCAGAGCGTCTCTACCAAAG gtgtcCTACGTGAAAGCCATCGACATCTGGATGGCGGTGTGTCTCCTTTTTGTGTTTGCCGCCCTCTTGGAGTACGCGGCTGTTAATTTCGTTTCCCGGCAGCACAAGGAGTTCTTCAGATTGAGGAAGAAGCTCAAAGAGCAAGAGCGGCAACGGATT CAGGGAAGTGGAGAGAGCAAGACGAAAGGCAACATGGCAGGCAATGATGCGCCTCATGGGAGTGCGGGCCAGCAGTGCAGTGCCTGCGCTCGG gAGGAGGAGCTAGCTCGCCAGGGTTTACTCTTCCATACTTTGGGCCTGGGACTGGCGAGCGCTTCTGAAATGGATGCGACACCAGTTTTTGCTGACTTACCTCCTGGCTTGGGCTACTATGACATCAGGCGGCGCTTTGTGGACCGAGCCAAAAAGATTGACACTATCTCTCGTGCCCTGTTCCCTATGAGTTTTCTTATGTTTAATGTCCTCTACTGGCTCACCTACAAAGTTTTACGGCACGAAGACGTCCAATTTAAACTGTGA
- the pafah1b2 gene encoding platelet-activating factor acetylhydrolase IB subunit alpha2: MSGDGDGFNPAAVAQPVEDVQGDGRWMSQHTRFVQECKDAEPDVLFVGDSMVQLMQQYEVWRELFSPLHALNFGIGGDTTCNVLWRLQNGELENIRPKIVVVWVGTNNHEHTAEQVAGGILSIAKLLTSRLPKAKVVVLGLLPRGERPNPLREKNAAVNDFLRAWLPRLGQAQLLDVSKEFVHSDGTIAPQDMFDFLHLTSTGYRTMAKPLSDLLLQILEETPEERRASLV; encoded by the exons ATGAGTGGCGATGGTGATGGTTTCAACCCTGCTGCAGTGGCTCAGCCAGTAGAGGATGTGCAAGGCGATGGGCGGTGGATGTCACAG CACACCCGATTTGTGCAGGAATGCAAGGATGCAGAACCAGATGTTCTTTTTGTCGGAGACTCTATGGTACAACTAATGCAGCAGTATGAG GTCTGGAGGGAGTTGTTCTCACCACTTCATGCACTCAACTTCGGCATCGGAGGCgacaccacttgcaacgttctgTGGCGGCTGCAAAACGGAGAGTTGGAGAACATTCGGCCCAAG ATTGTGGTGGTGTGGGTCGGAACCAATAATCACGAACATACGGCGGAACAAGTTGCTGGAGGAATTCTTTCAATCGCAAAGCTGCTCACCTCCCGTCTGCCCAAAGCAAAAGTAGTTGTGCTG GGATTATTACCACGGGGGGAGCGTCCAAACCCCCTGAGGGAGAAGAACGCCGCCGTCAATGACTTTCTGCGAGCTTGGCTACCTCGCCTGGGCCAGGCTCAGCTCCTTGACGTGAGCAAGGAGTTCGTCCACTCCGACGGCACCATCGCTCCCCAGGACATGTTTGACTTCCTCCACTTGACGTCGACGGGTTACCGCACCATGGCCAAGCCCCTCAGCGACTTGCTGCTTCAGATACTCGAAGAGACGCCGGAAGAGCGAAGGGCGTCGCTGGTGTGA
- the LOC125982605 gene encoding gap junction delta-2 protein, with amino-acid sequence MGEWTILERLLEAAVQQHSTMIGRWPDKGDQRDVRVALFLLDLILLTVVVIFRILIVGIVGEKVYEDEQIMFICNTMQPGCNQACYDKAFPISHIRYWVFQIILVCTPSLCFITYSVHQSAKARDRSYSLLHPHMDHHGHGHHGRHHDHHARKLHSRNINGILVHPDSSKEDHDCLEVKEIPNGPRGLPPTHKSAKVRRQEGISRFYVIQVVFRNALEIGFLAGQYFLYGFNVPGMFECDRYPCVKEVECYVSRPTEKTVFLVFMFAVSGICVVLNLAELNHLGWRKIKTAIRGVQARRKSICEVRKKDVSHLSQTPNLGRTQSSESAYVIREGRRTVQENHYLPERHNTKINMSNRGPAYGLTREVQNKIDKKYDPELEETLVEWIVAQCGSQVGRPEAGRPGFQEWLKNGYVLGELINSLNAPNKPIKSVKKSSTAFAQMEQISLFLTAAEKYGVTKTDIFQTVDLYESKDMAAVQRTLAALGSLAVTKNDGNYKGDPSWFHKKAQENKREFSDEQLSEGKNVIGLQMGTNKLASQAGMSYGRPRQIINNN; translated from the exons GATCCTGCTAACTGTGGTGGTGATTTTCCGCATCCTGATCGTGGGCATAGTGGGCGAGAAGGTGTACGAGGATGAGCAGATCATGTTCATCTGCAACACCATGCAGCCCGGCTGCAACCAGGCTTGTTACGACAAAGCCTTCCCCATCTCGCACATCCGCTACTGGGTCTTCCAGATCATCTTGGTGTGCACGCCCAGCCTGTGCTTCATCACCTACTCGGTCCACCAGTCAGCCAAAGCTCGGGACCGCAGCTACTCGCTGCTGCACCCTCACATGGACCACCACGGTCACGGTCATCACGGCCGCCATCACGACCATCACGCTCGTAAGCTTCACTCCCGCAACATCAACGGCATCCTGGTGCACCCTGACAGCAGTAAGGAGGACCACGATTGCCTGGAGGTCAAGGAGATCCCCAACGGACCTCGAGGGCTCCCACCCACGCACAAGAGCGCCAAAGTGCGGCGACAGGAAGGAATCTCCCGTTTCTACGTCATCCAGGTGGTTTTCCGCAACGCCCTGGAGATCGGCTTCTTGGCCGGCCAGTACTTCCTGTACGGCTTCAACGTGCCGGGAATGTTTGAGTGCGACCGCTACCCGTGCGTCAAGGAGGTGGAGTGTTACGTGTCTCGCCCCACGGAAAAGACCGTCTTCCTGGTCTTCATGTTCGCCGTCAGCGGCATTTGCGTGGTGCTCAATCTGGCCGAGCTCAACCACCTCGGTTGGCGCAAGATAAAAACGGCCATCCGCGGCGTGCAGGCCCGAAGGAAGTCCATCTGCGAAGTGCGTAAGAAGGACGTTTCCCACCTGTCTCAGACCCCCAACCTGGGCAGGACCCAGTCCAGCGAGTCAGCCTACGTC ATAAGAGAAGGGAGGAGAACAGTACAAGAGAACCATTATTTACCTGAACGCCACAACACAAA GATCAACATGTCAAacaggggcccggcttacggtcTCACCCGTGAAGTGCAGAATAAGATTGATAAAAAGTACGACCCGGAATTGGAGGAAACACTGGTGGAATGGATCGTGGCCCAGTGCGGATCTCAAGTGGGCCGGCCGGAGGCGGGCAGACCTGGCTTCCAGGAGTGGCTCAAGAATGGATAT GTGTTAGGTGAGCTCATCAACAGCTTGAACGCACCCAACAAGCCAATAAAGAGCGTCAAGAAGTCCTCAACGGCCTTCGCTCAAATGGAGCAAATCTCCTTGTTCCTCACCGCGGCAGAAAAATACGGAGTCACCAAAACTGACATTTTCCAAACCGTCGACCTCTATGAAA GCAAGGATATGgcagctgtccagaggaccttgGCGGCTCTGGGTAGCTTGGCTGTCACAAAGAATGATGGCAATTACAAAGGAGACCCCAGCTGGTTCCATAA GAAGGCTCAAGAGAACAAGAGGGAATTTTCCGACGAGCAGTTGAGCGAAGGCAAGAACGTCATCGGACTGCAAATGGGAACAAACAAGTTGGCGTCTCAAGCCGGCATGAGCTATGGGAGACCCAGACAGATCATCAACAACAACTGA
- the LOC125982018 gene encoding myelin protein zero-like protein 2 isoform X1 — MFASLMCPTWFWLLLGGFVLLVARVSGIEIYAPSEVEAVNGTTVRLKCTFRSSHPVSAQSVVVSWNFRPLNSKTEESVFYYQEVAYPPKDGRFKNHAVWSGDVTKSDASITLNEVPPTFNGTYICNVRNRPDVHGNNRETTLSVVTKATVSEMTILIIAVVSGSLLILVLLGMCMAVKFYKRKRRSEDMEMHAQEPNHLDPELQPKPKPKDPEPKPKRKRKDPTVCKPAEAAHLIRVKKLEVDSSDDDESEESSDDDDDDSDDEEEDDDDDDDDDDDDDD, encoded by the exons ATGTTTGCCAGTCTCATGTGTCCGACGTGGTTTTGGCTTCTCCTGGGAGGTTTCGTCCTATTAG TGGCACGGGTTTCAGGAATTGAGATCTACGCACCGTcagaggtggaggcggtcaacgGGACTACGGTTAGACTCAAGTGCACTTTCCGCTCCAGTCACCCTGTGTCGGCTCAATCCGTTGTCGTGTCCTGGAACTTCCGTCCACTGAATTCTAAAACAGAAGAATCG GTGTTCTACTACCAGGAAGTGGCGTACCCTCCTAAAGATGGCCGCTTTAAAAACCATGCAGTGTGGTCAGGAGATGTTACAAAAAGTGACGCCTCCATCACCCTGAATGAAGTGCCTCCAACATTTAACGGCACGTACATCTGCAACGTACGAAACCGCCCGGATGTGCACGGAAATAACAGGGAGACCACCCTCAGTGTCGTCACCAAAG CTACCGTCTCTGAGATGACCATCCTGATCATTGCAGTCGTCAGCGGCTCTTTGCTTATCCTGGTCCTCCTCGGTATGTGCATGGCCGTGAAGTTCTACAAGAGGAAGCGCAGGAGCGAAGACATGGAGATGCACGCGCAGGAGCCTAATCACTTGGACCCCGAGCTCCAGCCCAAGCCCAAGCCCAAGGATCCGGAGCCCAAACCCAAGCGCAAGCGCAAGGACCCGACCGTGTG TAAACCCGCGGAAGCAGCTCATCTGATTCGAGTGAAGAAACTGGAAGTTGATAGCTCAGATGATGACGAGTCTGAGGAGAGcagtgacgatgatgatgacgattctgacgatgaagaagaagatgatgacgacgatgatgacgacgacgatgatgatgacgactaa